In the Elioraea tepida genome, one interval contains:
- a CDS encoding cytochrome c oxidase subunit 3, with the protein MFLRRLLPGPSSIYALSPTIFAEGRLRQGNGPPPGVYTFDPWHPAASVISTMISLLSLSGCTVTWAHHSLLHGDPQGPRGGPRLHDRARPRFTGIQAYEYFDRALSVSSTAGSIPSTFFLATGFHGFPRHRWDDLPDSSAWSAP; encoded by the coding sequence ATGTTCCTTCGTCGCCTTCTTCCTGGGCCTTCTTCCATTTACGCCCTGTCCCCGACCATCTTCGCCGAGGGGCGTCTACGCCAAGGAAACGGGCCGCCGCCCGGCGTCTACACCTTCGACCCGTGGCACCCTGCCGCTTCTGTGATATCTACGATGATATCTCTGCTCTCTTTGTCGGGCTGCACGGTGACCTGGGCACACCACTCCCTGTTGCACGGCGACCCGCAAGGGCCTCGTGGCGGGCCTCGCCTGCACGATCGGGCTCGGCCTCGCTTCACGGGGATCCAGGCCTACGAGTACTTCGATCGCGCCCTTTCAGTTTCATCGACGGCGGGCTCTATTCCCTCGACCTTCTTTCTTGCCACCGGGTTCCACGGCTTTCCACGTCATCGTTGGGACGATCTTCCTGATTCGTCTGCCTGGTCCGCGCCATGA
- a CDS encoding cytochrome c oxidase subunit 3: MHNKTFILLSAGLAGVLATMFLWWRDVWLCARAAPPACTRRIVRIGFRYGMMLFIASEV, from the coding sequence ATGCACAACAAGACGTTCATCCTGCTCTCGGCGGGCCTCGCCGGCGTGCTCGCGACCATGTTCCTGTGGTGGCGCGACGTCTGGTTGTGCGCGAGAGCCGCACCCCCGGCCTGCACACGCCGGATCGTGCGGATCGGCTTCCGCTACGGGATGATGCTCTTCATCGCCTCGGAGGTCTGA
- a CDS encoding DUF6152 family protein produces the protein MTHRRAILAALLAGLPATAFAHHGWGSYDAQAPQTLTGVIERVVFEHPHATIWLKTPDKTWEVVLAPPFRMTNRNLPGSALKVARRSR, from the coding sequence ATGACCCATCGCCGCGCCATCCTCGCCGCCCTGCTCGCTGGCCTTCCCGCCACCGCTTTCGCCCACCACGGCTGGGGAAGCTATGACGCCCAGGCCCCGCAGACGCTCACGGGCGTGATCGAGCGTGTCGTGTTCGAGCACCCCCACGCCACGATCTGGCTCAAGACACCCGACAAGACCTGGGAGGTCGTGCTCGCCCCGCCCTTCCGGATGACGAACCGAAACCTTCCCGGCAGTGCGTTGAAGGTGGCGAGGAGGTCACGGTGA
- a CDS encoding HAD-IA family hydrolase gives MIDLRRFRVLTFDCYGTLIDWEKGILAVLAPLCRREGRDWSEAPILEAFADIEHREQERDPAALYPEILERTFLALADRLGLRRDLETARAFGHSIPDWPPFPDTPAAFAELARRFTVGILSNVDRASIAASIAAIGTAPHFLVTAEDVGHYKPHPAHFERAAALLAERGIGREAWLHVAQSKFHDIAPARALGIPSLWVNRRARRPGGGATPEASVVPDWSVTSLAELAAIARTEFHGH, from the coding sequence ATGATCGATCTGAGGCGCTTCCGGGTGCTCACCTTCGACTGCTACGGCACCCTGATCGACTGGGAGAAGGGGATCCTCGCCGTCCTCGCGCCCCTCTGCCGGCGCGAGGGGAGGGATTGGTCGGAGGCGCCCATCCTCGAGGCCTTCGCCGACATCGAGCACCGCGAGCAGGAAAGGGACCCGGCCGCCCTCTATCCCGAGATCCTCGAGCGCACCTTCCTCGCGCTCGCCGACCGGCTCGGGCTGCGGCGCGATCTCGAGACGGCACGCGCTTTCGGCCACTCGATCCCCGACTGGCCGCCCTTCCCCGACACGCCGGCCGCCTTCGCCGAGCTCGCGCGGCGCTTCACCGTCGGCATCCTCTCGAACGTCGATCGCGCCTCAATCGCCGCCTCGATCGCGGCGATCGGCACCGCTCCCCACTTCCTCGTCACGGCGGAGGACGTGGGCCACTACAAGCCGCACCCGGCGCATTTCGAGCGCGCCGCCGCGCTGCTTGCTGAGCGCGGCATCGGCCGCGAGGCGTGGCTGCATGTGGCGCAGTCGAAGTTCCACGACATCGCGCCCGCGCGCGCTCTCGGCATCCCCTCCCTCTGGGTGAACCGGCGTGCGCGTCGCCCGGGCGGCGGGGCGACGCCGGAGGCATCGGTGGTGCCGGACTGGTCCGTCACCTCGCTCGCCGAGTTGGCGGCGATCGCGCGCACCGAGTTCCATGGACACTGA
- a CDS encoding LolA family protein — protein sequence MRRRDLLAAAGGLTLSAQPLGAQPAAPVLGPAQREAVARAEAALSAIRTLKARFLQADSRGGTAQGTVWMQRPNRARFAYDPPATILVVADGTFVTFFDSAVNQTSSLPIGSTPLGTLLAERVRLDEGEGRVTAVQLGEGMIRITVVKRSNPAEGSLTLTFSDPPLELRQWTVIDAQAREVRVTLYGVETGIRIDPALFRFVPPEFGTPAPG from the coding sequence ATGCGACGACGCGACCTCCTCGCCGCCGCCGGCGGCCTGACCCTTTCCGCGCAGCCCCTCGGCGCGCAGCCGGCCGCGCCCGTGCTCGGGCCGGCGCAGCGCGAGGCGGTGGCCCGCGCCGAGGCGGCGCTCTCCGCCATCCGCACGCTCAAGGCCCGGTTCCTGCAGGCGGACTCGCGCGGCGGCACGGCGCAGGGAACGGTGTGGATGCAGCGGCCGAACCGTGCCCGCTTCGCCTACGACCCGCCCGCGACCATCCTCGTCGTCGCCGACGGCACCTTCGTGACCTTCTTCGACAGCGCGGTGAACCAGACCTCCTCGCTGCCGATCGGCTCCACGCCGCTCGGCACCCTGCTCGCCGAACGGGTTCGGCTCGACGAGGGCGAGGGCCGCGTCACCGCGGTGCAGCTCGGCGAGGGGATGATCCGCATCACCGTCGTCAAGCGCAGCAACCCGGCCGAGGGAAGCCTCACCCTCACCTTCTCCGACCCCCCGCTCGAGCTCAGGCAGTGGACGGTGATCGACGCGCAGGCGCGCGAGGTCCGGGTCACGCTCTACGGGGTCGAGACCGGGATCAGGATCGACCCGGCTCTGTTCCGCTTCGTGCCGCCCGAGTTCGGCACGCCCGCGCCGGGCTGA
- a CDS encoding gamma-glutamyl-gamma-aminobutyrate hydrolase family protein, with protein sequence MKPLIGISCCIKPFGPYQRPNHAVSDTYVRVVDLVVGGLPCLIPAMGERADVAGFADAIDGLILTGSPSNVRPSHYGGPPHPAGVPEDPARDAVTLPLVREAIARGVPLLAICRGMQELNVALGGTLDQRIQDLPGRIDHSTPTEQAFGPVRTAKAHAVRLAPGGALAAIVGREELAVNSLHNQGVARLAPGLVVEATAPDGTIEAVRVAGAAGFALGVQWHPEYDFETDSASRAIFLAFAEAARRHAAARRGEAPRRLAAE encoded by the coding sequence ATGAAGCCGCTGATCGGCATCTCGTGCTGCATCAAGCCGTTCGGACCCTACCAGCGGCCGAACCACGCCGTCTCCGACACCTATGTGCGTGTGGTCGACCTCGTCGTCGGCGGGCTTCCCTGCCTGATCCCGGCGATGGGCGAGCGGGCGGACGTCGCCGGCTTCGCGGACGCGATCGACGGGCTGATCCTCACCGGCAGCCCCTCCAACGTCCGGCCGAGCCATTACGGCGGCCCGCCGCACCCCGCGGGCGTGCCGGAGGACCCGGCCCGCGACGCCGTTACACTGCCGCTCGTGCGCGAGGCGATCGCGCGCGGCGTGCCGCTGCTTGCGATCTGCCGCGGCATGCAGGAGCTGAACGTCGCGCTCGGCGGCACGCTCGACCAGAGGATCCAGGACCTTCCCGGCCGGATCGACCACTCGACTCCGACCGAGCAGGCCTTCGGCCCGGTGCGCACCGCCAAGGCGCACGCGGTGCGGCTCGCCCCAGGTGGCGCGCTTGCGGCCATCGTCGGGCGCGAGGAGCTCGCGGTGAACAGCCTGCACAACCAGGGAGTCGCCCGCCTCGCGCCCGGGCTCGTCGTCGAGGCGACGGCGCCGGACGGCACGATCGAGGCGGTGCGTGTCGCCGGCGCGGCGGGCTTCGCGCTCGGCGTGCAGTGGCACCCCGAATACGACTTCGAGACCGACAGCGCCTCGCGGGCGATCTTCCTTGCCTTCGCCGAGGCTGCGCGTCGCCACGCGGCGGCAAGGCGTGGGGAGGCGCCGCGGCGCCTCGCGGCGGAATGA
- a CDS encoding exodeoxyribonuclease III yields the protein MPKRRTRLRIATWNINSVRLRLARLGDLVAALEPDVLCLQETKTPDELFPREEIAGFGFRHMLVRGMKGYNGVAILSRLPLAPVDELPDWCGRDDCRHIAADLDLPGGPLRIHNFYVPAGGDIPDPEANPKFRHKLDFVSEATLWFAAGAADRGRTVLAGDLNIAPLPEDVWSHRQLLDVVSHTPVETEGLLRWQATAGGWVDAVREIVPVPQKLFTWWSYRNRDWRRSDRGRRLDHVWLTPDLRGALKGAMVLKDARDWPQASDHVPVLAELVV from the coding sequence ATGCCCAAGCGCCGCACCCGGCTTCGCATCGCCACCTGGAACATCAACTCGGTCCGCCTCCGCCTCGCGAGGCTCGGCGACCTCGTCGCCGCGCTCGAGCCGGACGTCCTCTGCCTGCAGGAGACGAAAACCCCCGACGAGCTGTTTCCCCGCGAGGAGATCGCCGGCTTCGGCTTCCGCCACATGCTGGTGCGAGGGATGAAGGGCTACAACGGTGTGGCGATCCTCTCCCGCCTGCCGCTTGCTCCCGTCGACGAGCTGCCCGACTGGTGCGGCCGGGACGATTGCCGGCACATCGCCGCCGACCTCGACCTGCCAGGGGGTCCATTGCGCATCCACAACTTCTACGTCCCTGCCGGCGGCGACATCCCCGACCCCGAGGCGAACCCGAAATTCCGCCACAAGCTCGATTTCGTTTCCGAGGCGACGCTTTGGTTCGCCGCCGGCGCGGCCGACCGGGGCCGGACCGTGCTCGCGGGAGACCTCAACATCGCCCCGCTTCCCGAGGACGTCTGGAGCCACCGCCAGCTGCTCGACGTCGTCTCCCACACGCCGGTCGAGACCGAGGGCCTGCTCCGCTGGCAGGCGACAGCGGGCGGCTGGGTGGATGCCGTGCGCGAGATCGTTCCGGTGCCGCAGAAGCTCTTCACCTGGTGGAGCTACCGCAACCGCGACTGGCGACGCTCCGACCGCGGCCGCAGGCTCGACCATGTGTGGCTCACCCCTGACCTGCGCGGCGCGCTCAAAGGTGCTATGGTGTTGAAGGACGCGCGCGACTGGCCCCAGGCGTCCGACCACGTGCCGGTGCTTGCGGAGCTCGTGGTCTGA
- a CDS encoding SURF1 family cytochrome oxidase biogenesis protein, whose translation MLLALGTWQVQRLRVEDSLWIAQLRAAEALPPEPLPERIEDPAPLAFRRFSATGTLAP comes from the coding sequence ATCCTGCTTGCCTTGGGCACCTGGCAGGTGCAAAGGCTTCGCGTGGAAGACTCGCTGTGGATCGCCCAGCTCCGCGCCGCCGAAGCCTTGCCGCCGGAGCCGCTTCCCGAGCGGATCGAGGACCCCGCCCCGCTCGCCTTCCGGCGCTTCTCCGCCACCGGAACGCTCGCGCCATGA
- a CDS encoding peptidase M16 family protein, with protein MGGTFGIYAGNGEAEAADLVPVVLGELAAVQRAVTEEELARARAQVKASLLMSLESTSARCEQIAHQIHTWGRVIPLEESLARLAAVTVEDVAATARRIFRAAPTLAAIGPVGRLPALPAIAEKLAA; from the coding sequence ATGGGCGGAACCTTCGGCATCTATGCCGGAAACGGAGAGGCCGAAGCCGCCGATCTGGTCCCGGTCGTGCTCGGCGAGCTCGCCGCCGTGCAGCGGGCGGTGACGGAGGAGGAGCTTGCGCGCGCCCGTGCCCAGGTGAAGGCCTCGCTCCTGATGTCGCTCGAGAGCACCTCGGCGCGCTGCGAGCAGATCGCGCACCAGATCCACACCTGGGGCCGTGTGATCCCGCTCGAGGAGAGCCTCGCCCGGCTTGCCGCCGTCACGGTGGAGGATGTCGCCGCCACGGCGCGGCGGATCTTCCGCGCCGCACCGACGCTCGCCGCGATCGGGCCCGTCGGCAGGCTGCCCGCTCTGCCTGCGATCGCCGAGAAGCTCGCGGCATGA
- a CDS encoding TrmH family RNA methyltransferase yields the protein MKDRPPQRPPRGGQRDDRPGSDRQRDDRPRPQASGGGGRRAWRENRPAPVVLRSPPREAEHERDLLRIAGMPAVAALFARSPQRVERLFYEERHREAVGPWAKLLAAARKPYRMVPREELDRVAGSKHHGGIVAVARPKAIPAFDPAAAVAEAPRRRLLLVLDGIGNAHNLGAIARTAAFLGIDRIVLSSDRRQALPSDAAYRIAEGGLEHVLVQRAADLPAALAAIAPAYLTVAAVASGGTDPLTLAAAEAGRGRPIALVLGNEETGLAPATIEACAAKATIAGSGALDSLNVSVAAGILMYALRR from the coding sequence ATGAAGGACCGGCCACCCCAGCGCCCGCCGCGCGGCGGGCAGCGCGACGACCGCCCCGGCTCGGACCGGCAGCGTGACGACCGGCCGCGCCCGCAGGCGTCAGGCGGAGGCGGCAGGCGGGCGTGGCGCGAGAACCGGCCGGCGCCGGTCGTGCTCCGCTCCCCCCCGCGCGAGGCAGAGCACGAGCGCGACCTCCTGCGGATCGCCGGCATGCCCGCCGTCGCCGCCTTGTTCGCCCGCTCGCCGCAGCGGGTCGAGCGCCTGTTCTACGAGGAGCGGCACCGCGAGGCCGTCGGCCCTTGGGCGAAGCTGCTCGCCGCTGCCCGCAAGCCCTACCGCATGGTGCCGCGCGAGGAGCTCGACCGGGTGGCCGGCTCGAAGCACCACGGCGGCATCGTCGCCGTCGCGCGGCCGAAGGCGATCCCAGCCTTCGACCCGGCCGCAGCCGTCGCCGAGGCGCCGAGGCGGCGCCTGCTCCTTGTCCTCGACGGTATCGGCAACGCGCACAATCTCGGCGCAATCGCCCGCACGGCCGCCTTCCTCGGCATCGACCGGATCGTCCTCTCCTCCGACCGGCGCCAGGCCCTCCCGTCCGATGCCGCCTACCGGATCGCTGAAGGCGGGCTCGAGCACGTGCTCGTGCAGCGCGCGGCCGACCTTCCCGCCGCTCTCGCCGCCATCGCGCCGGCCTATCTCACTGTCGCCGCCGTCGCCTCGGGCGGCACCGACCCGTTGACGCTCGCGGCCGCCGAGGCGGGGCGCGGCCGCCCCATCGCGCTCGTGCTCGGCAACGAGGAGACGGGGCTCGCGCCCGCGACCATCGAGGCCTGTGCCGCGAAGGCGACGATCGCCGGCAGCGGCGCGCTCGACAGCCTCAACGTCTCGGTCGCCGCCGGCATCCTCATGTATGCGCTCAGGCGTTGA
- a CDS encoding insulinase family protein, which produces MPREALILLHAFATTRRAAWCSLPPGDRARGLPRPSCAPTSTDCGGPLPRRPPGALRGGEFRERGSLDQVHLVLGFPAVSYADPQYHAALLLSYASGRGMSSLLFQEVREKRGLVYAISSFLSPLSRWAEPSASMPETERPKPPIWSRSCSASSPPCSGR; this is translated from the coding sequence ATGCCGCGCGAGGCACTGATTCTCCTACATGCGTTCGCCACTACACGCCGGGCCGCGTGGTGCTCGCTGCCGCCGGGCGATCGAGCACGAGGCCTTCCTCGACCTTCGTGCGCACCCACTTCAACCGACTGCGGAGGGCCCCTGCCGCGCCGCCCGCCCGGCGCACTACGGGGCGGGGAGTTCCGCGAGCGCGGGAGCCTCGACCAGGTGCATCTCGTGCTCGGCTTCCCCGCCGTATCGTATGCCGACCCGCAGTATCACGCCGCCCTTCTGCTCTCGTATGCTTCTGGGCGGGGGATGTCGAGCCTGCTGTTCCAGGAGGTTCGGGAGAAGCGCGGCCTCGTCTACGCCATCTCCTCCTTCCTCTCGCCCCTATCACGATGGGCGGAACCTTCGGCATCTATGCCGGAAACGGAGAGGCCGAAGCCGCCGATCTGGTCCCGGTCGTGCTCGGCGAGCTCGCCGCCGTGCAGCGGGCGGTGA
- a CDS encoding lysophospholipid acyltransferase family protein — protein MARRLAVKRFRTALVRPPAHTDWRERMAEAERSMARDFAEARSFSPWRQVRAARRVLLLLLWMLLCAPVQALAIWGMPVFGRRPAVVIARVYHAVNCRIAGLAVRVIGTPANRPGRPVVFVSNHSSWADILVLGGVLEACFVSKAEVGTWPLIRTVARLGRTVFVSRRRTETGRERDELAARLAAGDSIILFPEGTTSDGSRVLPFRSALLGMVETGAAAGGGPLVQPVSLVFDRLDGLPIGRKDRPHFAWYGAMNIADHAWVMLSRRSSRATVLLHPPLDPAAFPSRKALADAAFAAVDSGCAALRQGRPVDAGEWASPTLHHGGPVATPRAA, from the coding sequence ATGGCACGCAGGCTTGCCGTCAAACGCTTCCGCACCGCTCTCGTCCGCCCGCCCGCGCACACCGACTGGCGCGAGCGCATGGCCGAGGCGGAGCGGTCGATGGCGCGCGACTTCGCCGAGGCGCGGTCCTTCTCGCCCTGGCGTCAGGTGCGCGCCGCGCGCCGGGTGCTGCTCTTGCTCCTCTGGATGCTCCTCTGCGCCCCGGTACAGGCGCTCGCGATCTGGGGCATGCCCGTGTTCGGCCGGCGGCCGGCGGTGGTGATCGCGCGCGTCTACCACGCCGTGAACTGCCGCATCGCGGGCTTGGCTGTCCGGGTGATCGGCACGCCCGCGAACCGCCCGGGCCGGCCGGTGGTGTTCGTCTCGAACCACAGTTCCTGGGCCGACATCCTCGTTCTCGGCGGCGTGCTCGAGGCTTGCTTCGTCTCCAAGGCAGAGGTCGGCACCTGGCCCTTGATCCGCACCGTCGCGCGGCTCGGGCGGACCGTATTCGTCTCCCGACGACGCACCGAGACGGGTCGGGAGCGCGACGAGCTCGCCGCACGCCTTGCCGCCGGGGACAGCATCATCCTCTTCCCCGAAGGCACAACGAGCGACGGAAGCCGCGTCCTGCCCTTCCGCTCTGCCCTGCTCGGCATGGTCGAGACCGGGGCGGCGGCTGGGGGCGGTCCGCTCGTGCAGCCCGTGTCGCTCGTGTTCGACCGGCTCGACGGTCTGCCGATCGGCCGCAAGGACAGGCCGCACTTCGCCTGGTACGGCGCGATGAACATCGCCGACCATGCCTGGGTGATGCTCTCGCGACGCTCCTCGCGCGCCACCGTGCTTCTGCATCCGCCGCTCGACCCGGCCGCCTTCCCCTCCCGCAAGGCGCTTGCGGACGCCGCCTTCGCCGCCGTGGATTCGGGGTGCGCAGCCCTGCGCCAGGGCCGGCCTGTGGACGCAGGGGAGTGGGCGTCGCCGACTCTTCATCACGGCGGCCCGGTCGCCACACCTCGCGCCGCTTGA
- a CDS encoding SNF2-related protein produces the protein MGIRATMFAEPNLQHPPFHPGQWVRLKGDAQRTGIREDVMSRPGGHLPVVQTPTSIVRWPLDQIEPVPDAREEPLAFLRAGRFSEPARLRQVLTHIRLTGRLADMIYSMEASNTDVHAHQFKPVLKMLASPTGSLLIADEVGLGKTIDAGLIWTELRVRFDFRRLLVVCPKVLTRKWEDELSGKFGLDARAFSAADLLDAVRDSDRWQRGFVAVCSLQGLKPPRGWDEEGSPGYGPARAELARLLRERADDEPIFDMVVIDEAHHLRNAEMQSNTLARLLRPTTQHQVFLSATPIHLGNDDLFSLPSLIDPETYRHPTVLDAIIEANRPIVEAREAALRGAPLAELRERIEAASRHPLLIGTQKIAAVLTSLDACRDPLPRADRARLADELDTVNLLANTVTRTRRRDVQELRVVRQVRALRAKMAPIEREAYDTITRAVHRYASHTDMPAGFLLARNPMRVEQRIGRVDRLGQAAESVTILNLLHRDTIDDEIYRRLYERLNVCEQALGGFEDVLGEGDRQAHAGAPPRRPHTRTGGAADRSDEPGHCEQDADRARARRGSGGVDRAW, from the coding sequence GTGGGCATTCGAGCCACCATGTTTGCCGAACCGAACCTGCAACACCCGCCGTTTCACCCCGGCCAATGGGTTCGCCTGAAGGGCGATGCGCAGCGCACAGGTATCCGCGAGGACGTGATGTCGCGGCCGGGCGGGCATCTGCCGGTCGTCCAGACGCCGACCAGCATCGTTCGCTGGCCGCTTGATCAGATCGAACCCGTCCCTGACGCACGAGAGGAGCCACTGGCCTTTCTGCGCGCAGGCCGCTTCAGTGAACCGGCCCGCCTGCGCCAGGTGCTGACGCATATCCGGCTGACTGGCAGGCTCGCCGACATGATCTACAGCATGGAGGCGAGCAACACCGACGTCCACGCACACCAGTTCAAGCCTGTCCTGAAGATGCTCGCCTCGCCGACCGGCAGCCTTCTGATCGCGGACGAGGTCGGCCTAGGGAAGACGATCGACGCCGGGCTCATCTGGACGGAGCTACGGGTTCGGTTCGATTTCCGGCGCCTGCTCGTCGTCTGCCCGAAAGTGCTCACAAGGAAATGGGAGGACGAGCTCTCGGGGAAGTTCGGCCTCGACGCGAGGGCCTTCAGCGCGGCCGACCTGCTCGATGCGGTACGTGACAGCGACCGTTGGCAGCGCGGCTTCGTCGCGGTCTGCAGCCTGCAGGGGCTCAAACCACCCCGCGGCTGGGACGAAGAGGGATCGCCCGGCTACGGCCCCGCCCGTGCGGAACTCGCCCGCCTGCTGCGCGAGCGGGCGGACGACGAGCCAATCTTCGACATGGTGGTCATCGACGAGGCGCACCATCTCCGCAACGCCGAGATGCAGAGCAACACCCTCGCCCGGCTTCTCCGGCCGACGACCCAGCATCAGGTCTTCCTCTCGGCGACGCCGATCCACCTCGGGAACGACGACCTGTTCTCCCTCCCCTCGCTGATCGACCCAGAGACCTATCGGCACCCGACTGTCTTGGACGCCATCATCGAGGCGAACCGCCCGATCGTCGAGGCGCGTGAGGCGGCGCTGCGCGGCGCGCCGCTCGCCGAGCTTCGCGAGCGGATCGAGGCCGCATCCCGCCACCCTCTGCTGATCGGGACGCAGAAGATCGCGGCGGTGCTCACGAGCCTCGACGCCTGCCGCGACCCTCTGCCGCGCGCCGACCGCGCCCGCCTGGCCGACGAGCTCGACACGGTCAACCTCCTCGCCAACACGGTGACGCGCACGCGCCGCCGGGATGTCCAGGAACTCCGTGTCGTCCGGCAGGTTCGTGCCCTTCGGGCGAAGATGGCGCCGATCGAGCGCGAAGCGTACGACACGATCACCCGGGCCGTGCATCGCTACGCCTCCCACACGGACATGCCGGCGGGCTTCCTGCTGGCAAGGAACCCGATGCGTGTCGAACAGCGTATCGGCCGAGTGGACAGACTCGGACAGGCGGCCGAGTCGGTGACGATCCTCAACCTCCTGCACCGCGACACGATCGACGACGAGATCTACCGGCGCCTCTACGAGAGGCTGAACGTGTGCGAGCAGGCGCTCGGCGGGTTCGAAGACGTGCTCGGGGAAGGAGATCGGCAGGCTCACGCCGGAGCTCCTCCGCGGCGGCCTCACACCCGAACAGGTGGCGCAGCGGATCGATCAGACGAGCCAGGCCATTGCGAACAGGATGCGGATCGAGCGCGCGCTCGAAGAGGAAGCGGCGGCGTTGATCGCGCATGGTGA
- a CDS encoding TldD/PmbA family protein yields MSDAPALPDRLGLLADLVAAAKRAGADSADALLIEGASLSVQRRLGQTEAVERAESRDLGLRVFVGRRQAIVATTDTSPTGFARLAERAVAMARAVPEDPHAGLAEAPDGMAGLAARRDALALADADEPDVASLAARAATAEEAARSVPGVTNSEGAEAGFSRSVIALVASNGFAGTYTRTSHSVSVTAVAGMGTAMQRDYDYATATRLADLEDPAALGRRAGEQAVARLNPRRPATATMPVVYHPRVAASLVSHFLAAINGASVARGTSFLKEALGQRVFGPGIAIHDDPLRPHGLRSRPFDAEGIAPRARALVEDGLLQSWILDCRTARMLGQRSTGHAARGVSSPPSPAPTNVWLAPGTVTPTELIADIAEGLYVTELIGMGVNPVTGDYSRGAAGFMIRNGAIAESVAEITVAGNLRDMFARLAPADDLVFRRGIDSPTVRIDGLAVAGA; encoded by the coding sequence ATGAGCGACGCGCCGGCGCTTCCCGATCGCCTCGGGCTGCTCGCCGATCTCGTGGCGGCGGCGAAACGGGCCGGCGCCGATTCGGCCGATGCGCTGCTCATCGAGGGGGCGTCTCTCTCGGTGCAGCGGCGGCTCGGCCAGACGGAGGCGGTCGAGCGTGCGGAGAGCCGCGACCTCGGCCTTCGCGTGTTCGTTGGCCGGCGCCAGGCGATCGTCGCCACGACCGACACGAGCCCCACGGGCTTCGCGCGGCTCGCCGAGCGCGCGGTGGCGATGGCGCGCGCTGTGCCGGAGGACCCGCATGCCGGGCTCGCCGAGGCGCCGGACGGGATGGCGGGGCTCGCCGCACGGCGCGACGCGCTCGCGCTCGCCGATGCCGACGAGCCCGATGTCGCCTCCCTCGCGGCGCGCGCCGCCACAGCCGAGGAGGCGGCGCGCTCGGTTCCGGGCGTGACCAACAGCGAAGGCGCCGAAGCCGGCTTCAGCCGAAGCGTGATCGCGCTCGTGGCCTCGAACGGGTTCGCGGGGACCTACACGCGCACGAGCCATTCCGTCTCCGTCACAGCCGTGGCGGGAATGGGGACGGCGATGCAGCGCGACTACGACTACGCCACCGCGACCCGGCTCGCCGACCTCGAGGACCCGGCAGCGCTCGGCCGGCGCGCCGGAGAGCAGGCGGTGGCGCGGCTGAACCCGCGCCGGCCGGCGACCGCGACGATGCCGGTCGTCTATCACCCGCGTGTCGCGGCGAGCCTCGTCAGCCATTTCCTCGCCGCGATCAACGGCGCCTCGGTGGCGCGCGGCACCTCGTTCCTGAAGGAGGCCCTCGGGCAGCGCGTGTTCGGCCCCGGGATCGCGATCCATGACGACCCGCTCCGGCCGCACGGCTTGCGCTCCCGCCCCTTCGATGCCGAAGGGATCGCCCCGCGCGCGCGCGCGCTCGTCGAGGACGGCCTTCTCCAGAGCTGGATTCTCGACTGCCGCACCGCGCGCATGCTGGGGCAACGCAGCACCGGCCATGCCGCGCGCGGCGTCTCCTCACCGCCGTCGCCTGCGCCCACCAATGTCTGGCTCGCTCCCGGAACGGTAACGCCCACCGAGCTGATCGCCGATATCGCGGAAGGCCTCTACGTCACCGAGCTGATCGGCATGGGGGTGAACCCTGTCACCGGCGACTATTCGCGCGGCGCCGCGGGGTTCATGATCCGCAATGGTGCGATCGCGGAATCGGTCGCGGAAATCACCGTCGCGGGCAATCTCCGCGACATGTTCGCCCGCCTCGCCCCGGCAGACGACCTCGTGTTCCGACGCGGCATCGATTCGCCGACGGTGCGCATCGACGGGCTTGCGGTCGCGGGAGCGTGA